DNA sequence from the Candidatus Krumholzibacteriia bacterium genome:
CAAGGCCGACGGCGACGCCACCTATTTCCTGGCCGACATCGCCTACCACGCGAGCAAGCACGATCGCGGCGCCGATCGCGCGATCGACTTCCTCGGCCCCGACCACCACGGACACATCGCGCGCATGGTCGCCGCCACGGTGGCGCTCGGCTACGAGGACGACTGGCTCGAGCCGATCGTGCTCCAGCAGGTGAACCTGATCCAGGACGGTGAACCGCTGGAGATGTCCAAGCGGGCGGGCCGGATCGTCACCATGGACGCTCTGATCGACGAGGTCGGCGCCGACGTGGCCAAGTACTTCTTCCTGGCGCGGAAGAACACCAGCCACATGGACTTCGATCTCGACCTGGCGCGGGCCGAGAAGCGCGAGAACCCGGTGTGGTACGTGAAGTACGCCCACGCACGGATCTGTTCGGTCCTGCGCAACGCCGAGGCCCGGAGCGTCGACGCCGGGGCCGTGACTCCCGCGCAGTTGAAGCTGTTGACGCATCCGCTCGAGAACGACCTGCTACGCCTGCTGCCCGACCTGCCGCGGACCGTCGCAAGCGCGGCGCGGTCGCGTGAGATGAGTCGTCTGACGAGCTACGCGTACGAGGTCGCGTCGGCCTACCATCCCTTCCAGAAGGAATGCCGGATCCTCGGGGACGATCCCGATCTGACCCTGGCCCGGCTCGCTCTCTGCCGTGCGACGCGCCTGGTCCTCGCCAACGCCCTGGGTGTGCTGGGAATCCACCCGCCCGAGAAGATGTGAACCGCCCGCACCCCCTGAACGTTCGTCCCCACCGGAGGTCTCCGTGAGCGCCGCTCATCGAATCGTCGTCGTCGGTTCCGTCGTCCTCGACACCATCCACACACCCCACGGCTCGGCCGAGGAGTGCGTGGGAGGCAGCGCGAGCTACGCGGCTCTCGCCGCCAGCTACCACGCTCCCGTGCACCTCGTGGGCATCGTGGGTTCGGACTTCCCGACCGAGGCCCGTGAGCTGTACGCCGCGCACGGCATCGACGTCGAGGGCCTCGAGGTGGTCGAGGGCGAGACCTTCCGCTGGGGCGGCCGCTACCACGCCGACATGAACCGGCGCGACACGCTCTTCACGCATCTGAACGTCTTCGAGCACTTCCACCCGAAGCTCCCCGAGAGCTACCGCGACGCCGAGGTGGTCTTCCTGGCGAACATCCATCCGTCGCTGCAGATGGAGGTCCTCGACCAGGTGCGGAACCCGCGCTTCGTGGCCCTGGACACCATGAATCTGTGGATCGACATCGCGCGCGACGACCTGGCCGCGGTCCTGCAGAAGGTCGACCTGCTGTTCCTGAACGACGAGGAAGCCCGGCAGCTCAGTGGCGAGACCAATCTGGTGGCCGCGGTGCGTGCCCTGCGGGCCATGGGACCGAAGGCCGTGGTGGTGAAGAAGGGCGAGCACGGGGCGGTGCTGTTCGGCCACGCGTCGACGCCCTACGTGCAG
Encoded proteins:
- a CDS encoding PfkB family carbohydrate kinase, whose amino-acid sequence is MSAAHRIVVVGSVVLDTIHTPHGSAEECVGGSASYAALAASYHAPVHLVGIVGSDFPTEARELYAAHGIDVEGLEVVEGETFRWGGRYHADMNRRDTLFTHLNVFEHFHPKLPESYRDAEVVFLANIHPSLQMEVLDQVRNPRFVALDTMNLWIDIARDDLAAVLQKVDLLFLNDEEARQLSGETNLVAAVRALRAMGPKAVVVKKGEHGAVLFGHASTPYVQSTVLLDQVVDPTGAGDAFAGGFLGHVARVGNTEDVTLRAAMVHGTVLASYTTERFGIDRLAEIRESDISERSDVLRMLTAWPGH